CTTTCGGGGATCAAGGGCTACGTCGAGGATTCGGGGGAGGGAAGATGGACGGTGGCCGAGGCCATCCGCCTCAACGTCTCCGCGCCCGTCATAACTCTCTCGCTCCTGCAACGGATGGCTTCGCGCCGGCCGGACCCCTTCGCGGCCAAGCTGATTGCGGCCCTGCGCAACGAGTTCGGCGGCCATGCCGTCAAGAGCGAGGAGTGATCCGGGAGCCGGATGATGACGAGGGCAGTGGAGATCCTGGTGGCGCCGGCGCAGAACCTGTACGGCCGGGCCCTGGCGGTGTGGAATGAGGCCGCGTCCTCGGCGCTGGAGGAGAAGGGTGAATTCACGGCGGCTCTATCCGGGGGGAAGACCCCCGAGGGGCTGTACCGGCGCCTGGCCGAAGGCACCCGCCGCGACCGGTGGGCGAAGATCCGCCTGTTTCAGGTGGACGAACGACACGTGCCCCGGAGCGATCCGGCCAGTAATTTCGCCATGATCGAGCGCATCCTGATCGAGGCGGTCCCCATTCCTCCAGACCGGGTCCATCCGGTTCCCATCCTCGCCACCCCCTCCGCTTCGGCCCGGGAATACGACCGGGTCCTGCGGCGGGTTCCGCCTTCGGGCGCCTCCGGCATGCCGCGGCTCGATCTGATCTTTCTCGGCATCGGTGCCGACGGGCACACCGCTTCGCTCTTCCCCGGTTCCCCGGCGCTTTCCGTGGCCGACCGCGCCGCGGTCGAAGTAGTTCCCGCCCCCGCGGGTCCGGACCGCGTTACGCTTACCCTCCCGGTACTCAACAACGCCGGCCTCGTCGTCTTTCTGGCGACGGGGCCGGATAAAGCCGAAGCGGTGGGGCGCCTCTTCCGGGGGGCCGCCCCCCCCGATCCCGCCGCCCTGGTTTCGCCAAACCGCACCCGGGTAGTGTACCTCCTCGACACCGCCGCCGCCGCGGCCATCCCGGGAAAAGCTCCCGATGCGCCGCACGCCTGACTCCCGGCCGATGCCGGTATAATTGTTGGTTGCGGCTTCGTCTCCCTCAGGTACACTTTGAGCCTGGAGAACACGGCATCGAATGAAAGCCAAGACGGCATATTTCTGCCAGGAATGCGGCACCAAATCCTTGAAATGGATGGGGAAGTGCCCGGGATGCGGTTCCTGGAACACGATGGTGGAGGAAACGCTGGAGGGAGAGGGCGCCACGGCGTCTGCGGGGCCGCCCCGCTGGGAGCGCCGGAAACCGGTACCCGTCACCGAGATCGAATCTTCCCGCGAATCCCGCCTGGAGACGGGTATCGGCGAGATCGACCGCCTTCTCGGCGGCGGCCTGGTCGCCGGGTCCCTGATCCTGGTGGGGGGGGAGCCGGGCATCGGGAAGTCGACGATCCTGCTCCAGGTCGGAAACGCCCTGGCTTCCGCCGGGCACCGGGTGCTGTACGTCAGCGGGGAGGAGTCAGTAAGCCAGACCGGTCTCCGGGCCCGGCGGCTGGGGGCTTCCGCTTCCGACCTTTTCCTGGTTTCGGAGACCAACCTCGACTTCATCCTCTCGTACCTGGAGGAGTCCGCTCCCTCCCTGGTGGTCGTCGATTCCATCCAGACCATGTTCAAACCCGAGGTCGCTTCCGCCCCGGGAAGCATCGCCCAGGTCAGGGAGTGCGGTGCGAGATTGATGGTGACGGCGAAAAACAGCGGGATCCCGGTGATTCTGGTCGGGCATGTGACCAAAAGCGGAGCCATCGCCGGCCCCCGGGTCTTGGAGCACATGGTGGATACGGTGCTTTATTTCGAAGGCGATCGCCATCACGCCTACCGGATACTGCGGGCGGTCAAGAACCGTTTCGGCTCCACCGACGAGATCGGGATTTTCCAGATGGGGGAAAAGGGACTTCGGGAAGTGAAAAATCCCTCGGAAATATTTCTTTCGCAACGGGGCGCGGACATACCGGGATCGGTGGTCGTTCCCTGTCTGGAAGGCGAACGCCCGATTCTGGTCGAGGTACAGGCGCTGGTCACGTATTCCACCCTGGCCGTCCCGCGCCGGCGAGCCACCGGGGTCGATCTCAACCGGGTTTTGATGCTCCTGGCGGTCCTGCAGGGCCGCGCCGGACTGCGGCTTTCGGAGAAGGACGTCTTCGTCAACGTGGCCGGGGGAGTAAAGATCGGGGAACCGGCGGCGGATCTGGCGGTCGCCGCCGCCGTCGTCTCCACGGTCAAGAACCGCGTCATCGATCCGGAGACGGTGATCCTGGGAGAAGTGGGGCTGGGGGGGGAAGTCCGGGCCGTCCGTCAGGTGGAACGGCGCCTCAAGGAAGCCGCCAAGCTGGGATTCGGGAAAGCGGTAATCCCCGCCGCTTCCCGGAAGGGCCTGAAAGTTCCGCGGGGGATGCGGGCCACGGGCGTCGCCGGGGTGAGGGAAGCCATGGAGGCGCTTTTTCATGAGTGAGGAAAAAGGGATCGGAGCGGTCATCGTCGCCGGGGGTACCGGTTCCCGAATGGGGGGAGAGGAAGAAAAACTCTTCATCGATCTGGGCGGCATCCCCATTCTGGCTTTGACGCTGCGTTCTTTTCAGAAATGCCCGGAAATCGAACGGATCGTTCTGGCGGTCAGTTCCCGGGTCGCCGCGGGATTGGAGGAAAAGATTTTTTCGATCGTGGGGCGCCGCAAGATTTCGGCCGTGGTGCCGGGAGGGCCCCGTCGCCAGGATTCCGTACTCAACGGCCTCGGCGCTTTCGCGCCGCCGCCGGCGTCGGTGCTGGTCCACGACGGCGACCGCCCGTTCGTTTCCCCGGAGCTGATCGGAACGGTGAGCCGCCGCGCTCGAAAAGAGCCGGTTATTCTCGCTCTCCGCGCCCGGGATACGATCAAGCTTTCCGACGGCCGGCGGATCGAACGCACGCTCGACCGGGACCGCATCTGGCAGGCGCAGACGCCCCAGGGTTTTCCTTTCGGACCGTTTTACCGGGCCCATCTCCGGGCCCGGGCCGAAGGATGGGAAGTCACCGACGATGCCTCGATCATGGAAAAAGCGGGTTTCGAAGTCGGCATCGTCGAAGGGACTCCCGAAAACATCAAGATAACCGCTCCGTGCGATCGAGAAATCGCGCGGGCCATATTCAGGACGATGCCGTCATGAGAACGGGAATCGGATACGATATCCATCGGCTGGTCCCGGGAAGAGATCTGATGCTGGGCGGGGTGAAGGTGGAGCACCGTTTGGGGTTGGAAGGCCATTCGGACGCGGACGTGCTGGTTCACGCGATTTGCGACGCTCTTCTGGGGGCGGCCGGAGCGGGGGACATCGGGCGGCATTTCCCCGACACCGACGAACGCTATCGCGGCATATCCAGCCTGGTTCTTTTACATGAAGTCGTCCGGTTGGTCGGGGAGAAAGGCTTCGACATCGCCAACATCGACGCCACCGTCGTTCTCGAACGACCCCGCCTGGCTTCCATCATCCCCCTCATGGTGGAGACGCTGGCCCGCGCCACCGGCGTAGCCGCCGATCGGATCAACGTTAAGGCCACTACCAACGAAAAACTGGGTCCCATCGGGCGCGAGGAGGGAATCGCCGCCCTGGCCGTGGTTTCGGTGAGCGAACGGGGAACCCGATGAACGCGCAAGGACAAAAACCATGGGTCTGAAGATCTACAACACCGCCGCCCGGGCCAAGGAGGAATTTGCGCCCCTGGAACCGGGTCGCGTCAGGATGTACGTCTGCGGAGTCACCGTGTACGACTACTGCCACCTCGGCCACGGCCGCTGTTACACCGCTTTCGATCTCATCCACCGTTACTTGAAGTACCTGGGATACGACGTTCTCTATATTCAGAACATCACCGACGTCGACGACAAGCTGATCAGGAAAGCCGCCCTCGAACCCGGGGGAGGGGAGGTAAAAGCCAAGGTCGCCGCGTTGGCCGAACGCTATACCCGGGCTTTTTTCGAGGACATGGACCGCCTCAACATCCTCCGGGCGAGCGAATACCCCCGGGCGACCGAGCATATCGGGGAGATGCAGGGGATCATCGCCGCCCTTCTGGAAAAGGGGTATGCCTACCGCCGGGGAGCCAACGTCTGGTTCGAGATCGGCCGTTTCGACCGTTACGGCGAACTTTCGCGCCGGAACCTCGACGACCTGCGGGCGGGCGCCCGGGTCGAGATCGAGGAAGAAAAGAAGTCGCCGCTCGATTTCGCCCTCTGGAAAGCTTCGGGGCCGGGAGAACCCTCGTGGCCCAGCCCCTGGGGCGACGGCCGACCCGGTTGGCATATCGAATGCAGCGCCATGAGCACCCGCTATCTGGGGATGCCCTTCGATATTCACGGAGGGGGTCAGGATCTGATCTTCCCCCACCATGAGAACGAGAAAGCCCAGTCCGAGGCCGCCGCCGGCGGCGCGCTGGCGCGCTACTGGATCCATAACGGGTTCGTGACCATCAACCGGGAAAAAATGTCGAAGTCCCTGGGAAACGTCTTCAATCTCCGCGATCTTTTCGCCCGCTACGATCCCCGGGCCATCCGGTACTTTTTCCTGAGCCAGCATTACCGCAGTCCCGTCGACTTCAGCGAAGACGGTCTCAAGGAAGCGGTCGCGGCGCTCCGCCGCCTGGACGACGCTTACGGCCAGGCTGCCGCCGACCTGGAAGGCGCTTCCCCGGATCCGGAAGTATTGGCCGCTTTCGAAACGGCCATGAACGACGATTTCAATTCCGCCGCGGCCCTGGCCGAAGCCCACCGGGTGGTGAACGAATTCCACCAGGGCAACCGCGACTCCTCGCGGATGGCCGCTTTGGCGGTCATCGCCTCGACGCTCGGCATCGAATTGAAAAATCCCCACCACCGACTGGACGCCGAAGCTCCCTCCGGGCCGGTGGACGTCGAAGAACTTCTGGGCCGCGAGAGCCTGGACGAGCCCGACATCCTGGCCCTGGCGGGAGCCAGAAAGCGGTTGCGCGAAAACAGGCAGTGGGCGGAGGCGGACAGGATACGGGACCGTTTCAGGGAATTGGGAATAGAAGTCAGAGACAACCCCGACGGAACCACCGCCGTCATTTACTATTGAGCGACCGATACATCTGCTCCGGCGCGTCTCGGAGCAAGAAGGAGGAAACCTGCCGATGAAAGGGACTTTTATTACCTTCGAGGGAGGAGAGGGAAGCGGCAAAAGCACCCAGGCCCGGCTTCTGGTCGAGCACCTCAAGGGGCAAGGCTACGATACCGAAGCCACCCGAGAACCGGGGGGGACCCCGATCGGAGACGCCATCCGGGCCATTCTTCTCGATCCGCGGCTTTCGGAAATGGGGCACGTCACCGAGTTGCTGCTTCTGGCCGCCAGCCGGGCGCAGAACGTTTTCCAGCGAATTCGGCCGGCCATCGAGCGAGGAGCGATCGTCGTCTGCGACCGGTTTACCGACAGCACCCTCGCCTATCAGGGCTACGGGCGCAAGTTCGACATCGCCCTTCTCGATTCCCTCAACCGGATAGCCACCGGGGGGGTCTGGCCCGATCTCACCGTCCTCCTCGATATCGATCCGGAAATCGGCCTGCGCCGCGCCCGGGAACTGGAGAAAGCGGAAGCGGCCGCCGGGGAAGGAGATCGGTTCGAACGGGAAGCGTTCGAATTCCACCACCGTTTGCGCGAGGGCTTTCTGACCCAGGCTCGGAAGTACCCGAGCCGCTTCCGGATCATCCCCGTTAAAGACACCATCGAAGAAACCCGCCGCGACGTGATCGCGGCGGTGGACCAGTACCTGGCCGGGCGCCCCCGCGAGAACTGAGAGAATCGATGTCCTGGTGCGGGATAGAGGGGCAGGATCGAGCCGTTTCGTTTCTTCTGCGCACGGCTGAGGCTTCCCGGTTGGCCCACGCGTATCTTTTTCAAGGCCCCCCCGGGGTCGGCAAAGCGATGACCGCCGCCGCCCTGGCCCGGTATCTGGTCTGTAGCGCCGAAGGCGAGCGCCCCTGCGGGGTTTGCCGGCAATGCCGGGAAGCCCTGGAGGGGAACCACCCCGACATAGTCACCCTGGTCCCCCGCGGGAAATCCCGCCAGATCGCCATCGAGCAGATCCGGTCGCTTCTCCAGGCGGCGCGTCTGAACGCCCGCCAGGGGGACTGGAAGGTCTTCATCGTCGATGAAGCCGAAACCATGGGGATGGAGGCCGCCAACGCGTTGCTCAAGACCCTGGAAGAACCGCAGCCGGGCACGGTCCTGATCCTGGTTACCTCGCGTCCGGACCTGCTCCCCCCGACCATCGTCTCCCGATGCCAACCGGTGAACTTCAAGCCGTGGTCCCGGGACCGTCTGGCCGAGTTGGTTTCGACGCTGCTGCCGGGGGAGGATCCGGAGCATCTTTCCCGGTTGGCCGCCGGCAGCCCGGGACGGGTCGTGGCCATGGCCGAAAGCGGTTTTCTGCCGGTCCGGACCCGGGTTCTGGAGGTGGTGGAGGCGAACTGGCGCTCGAAGGGCGCGCAGGCCGAGGCCGCGGCTCGGGAAGTCCTCGATCTCCTGGCCGTTGCGGAGAAGGCCGCGGCCCGCGGTTTGGATAATCGCCGTCGCCAGGACTTGGAACCCTATCAGATGAAGGAAGAGGAGAAGAAAGATCAGGCGGCGGCCGCCGCCGCCCGGGCCGAGTTTTTGCGGATGGTTTTGGAGATCGTGCTCAGATGGTACTGGGATCTGTATCTCTTCCAGAATCTCGGTGAAGAGGGTATACTCACCAACCGTGACCGCCTGGAACCGCTGCGGGCGATGGCGCGGATGGAACCGGGGAGCCTGATCCGGGCGGCCGCGCTTCTGGAAGAAGCCGGGGAGGGGCTCTTTCGGCGAAACACCTCGCCGGAGTTGGTCTTGGCCGGTCTTTTTTCCCGCCTGGGAGCCTTGGTGTCTCCGGCGGGGGGACAGGAATCATGACGGAACAAGTCGTTTACATCAGGAAACGGGAATTCGGACGGGTACAACCCTGCGATCCGGGAGACCATTCCGTGCTCCCGGGCGAATACTGGGTGGTCGAGGGCGAACGGGGGATGGATTTCGGTCAGGTAGTCAAACGCCCCGGACATACTTCTTCCGGCAGAGAGGGGTTGAAGAAGCTGATTCGAAAGCTTTCCCCGGACGACCTGCGCCAGATCGAGCAGAACGAGGCCGACGCTCGGGAAACGTTTCGAGTCTGTCAGGAAAAGATCCAGGAAAAAGCCCTGGAGATGAAGCTGGTCCGGGTGGAGTACTCCTTCGACCGCAGCCGGTTGCTCTTCTATTTCACGGCCGACGGGCGCATCGATTTCCGCGAACTGGTCAAGGAACTGGCGGGGATTTTCAAAACCCGGATAGAACTGCGCCAGATCGGAGTTCGTGACGAAGCCCGGATGATGGGGGGGATCGGGCCCTGCGGGAGGGAGCTGTGCTGCCGCAGCTTTCTTTCCGAGTTCGAACCGATCAATATCCGCATGGCCAAAACCCAGCGGCTGCCGCTGGACCCGGACAAGATATCGGGTGTCTGCGGGCGCCTTTTCTGCTGCCTCCGGTACGAAGAGGGGTTCTACCGGTCCTGTCGGAAGGTTTTTCCCAAGGAAGGAACGGTCGTCAAGACCCGCCAGGGGGAGGGGAAAATCGTGGATTTCAACTGTATTCGGGGAACGGTCACGGTCGAGACTGACGACGGCCGCAAATTTTCCGTCCCCCGCGAGGAGCTTTCCGATACCGAATAGGGCGATGTCCGAAAATTACTACATCACCACCCCGATCTACTACGTCAACGACCGACCTCATATCGGGCACGCCTATACCACCATCGCCGCCGACGTGCTCGCCCGCTTGAAGCGGGCCGGCGGAGACTCCGTTTTTTTCCTGACCGGGACCGACGAACACGGGATCAAGATCTGCAAGTCGGCGGCGGCCCGGGGGGTCGCCCCGGAGACCTTGGCCGACGAGGTCGTGGTTCACTTTCAGGACCTCTGGAAGGAACTGGAAATCACCAACGACGATTTTATCCGGACCAGTCAGGTTCGACACGTGGGTCGCGTTCGGGAGTTGATCGCCCGTCTGGAAGCGAAAGGCGACATCTATCGTGGGGAGTACGAGGGCTGGTACGACGAAGGGCAGGAAGAGTTCGTCACCGAAAACACCGCCTCCGCCTCCGGGTATCTGAGCGAAGTCAGCGGGAAACCCCTCACCCGTTACCGTGAGGTCGGGTACTTTTTCAGACTGACGCGCTGGATACCTCCTTTGATCGAACATATCGAAGCCCACCCCGATTTCATTCAACCGGTGTCGCGCCGCAACGAGGTCCTGAGCAAGCTTCGGCAGGGGGTCGACGATCTCTGCATTTCCCGTCCGGCGGAGAAACTGATGAACTGGGGGGTGCCGATGCCCGGCGATACCACCCACAGCGTGTATGTCTGGGTCGATGCGCTCTGCAATTATCTTACCGCCTTGGGATACCCCGACCTGGGCGACGGCGAACCCGACCGCTATTCGCGGTTCTGGCCCGCGGACGTACACCTTCTGGGCAAGGACATACTCTGGTTCCACGGGGTTTATTGGCCCGGTATCCTCATGGCCCTGGGAGTGCCGCTGCCCCGGAAAATCTACGCCCATGGGTGGTGGATGTCGGAAGGGAGAAAGATGTCGAAGACCCTCGGCAACTTCGTCTCCGGCGAGACCATCCGCGAGCTTTGCCGCGAATATTCGGTCGATGTCTTCAGGTATTATCTTTTGCGCGCCGTTCCCTTCGGGCAAGACGGAAATTTTTCCCGGGAAGCGCTCTTCCACCTCTATAATGCCGAGCTTGCCAACGGGATCGGAAACCTGGTGAGCAGAACCGTGAATATGATCGGCCGTTACTGCGAAGGGCGTATTCCGACCGCGCTGCCGGGGGGGGAGGCCGAAGCCCCGGTCCTCGCCGCCGCCGCCCGGTTGGCGGCGTCCGTCCCCGCCCTGGCGGAGACGCTGGGTTTTCAGGACTACCTGGCCCGCATCGTCGATCTGGAACGGGAAACGAACCGGTATATCGAGGTTACGGAGCCCTTCAAGCTGGCCAAGGACCCGGCGGAAATGCCCAGGGTTAAAGAAATACTGAGAACCTGCGCCGAAGCCGTCCGGCTGATTCTCGTTCACCTGGAACCGGTGATGCCGGTGAAAGCCGCCGCCGGATTGGCCATGCTGGGACTGGACTCCGATTCCGAGCTCGGGCGGCGCGTCGAGTGGGGCAACCTGTCCCCCGGCACCGCCGTGAGAAAAGGAGCGGCGCTTTTCCCCCGAAAAGCGGCGCTCCCGGGAGCGGCCCCGTGAAAATCCTGCTCACCGGCGCCGCCGGATTTATCGGATCCCACCTGGCCGAGGCGCTTTTGGCCTCGGGGTTGCGGGTAGTGGGGCTGGATAATTTCAACGATTACTACGACCCGGCGCTCAAACGCAGAAATCTGACCGGAGCGCTCCAAAATCCGGCATTCACGCTGAAGGAAGGCGATATCAGGGACGGAGCTCTGCTCGAAGCGCTGTTCTCCCGGGAAAATTTCGAGGCCGTTATCCACCTGGCCGCCCGCGCCGGAGTGCGCCCCTCGCTCTCGAATCCGCTCCTGTACGAACAGGTCAACGTCGAAGGCACCATCCGCTTGTTGGAAGCCGCACGTCTCCACGGCTGTCGCAAGTTCCTGTTCGCGTCTTCTTCGTCGGTTTACGGAGAAAACCCGCGCATGCCCTGGAGCGAATCCGATCCCGACCTGCGGCCCATCTCCCAGTACGGGGCCACCAAGCTCATCGGCGAACATTTCTGCCGCGTTTTCCATCAGGCGTACGGTTTTCCGGTCACTGCGTATCGCTTCTTCACCGTTTACGGTCCCCGCCAACGCCCGGATATGGCCATACATAAATTCACCCGCCTGATCTGGGAGGGAACGCCGATCCCGTTTTACGGGGACGGCAGCTCCCTGCGCGATTACACCTACATCGACGATATCGTCGCCGGCCTTCTGGCCGGGTTGGAGGCGGATATCCCCTTCGACGTGTTCAATCTGGGCGGAGGTCATTCGATCACCCTGGCTCAGCTCGTCGAGAACCTCGGTCGCCGCCTGGATCGCCCGGTGCTGCTGGACCGACAGCCGGCGCAAACGGGCGACGTTCCCGCCACCCTGGCCGATATTTCCCGGGCCGGGCGGCTTCTGGGGTATGCTCCCGTCACTTCCCTGGAAACCGGCCTCGATCGTTTCATCGAGTATTTTCTGGCCGAGAGGGGCCGAGGATGAGGGGAGGCGCCGCTCCCGGGCTTTCGGTCGTCGTCTCCCTGGTCTGTGCGATCTTTTACGCCGGCGTTCCCCTCCCGGCCCGGGGCCAGGGAGCGGACCCCCAGGATTCGCTCATGACGCTCGACGATTATTTCGACGCCACCCCGACCCCCAGTCCGGGTCCCTCCCCCCTCCCCACGCCCGTCGTCTCCGAAAGTTCGGCTCTGAGGTGCTCGGGGGATTCGGTGCGCTATCTGAGCGACGGAAAGGTGATTGTGGCCGAGGGAAGCATCTTCCTGGCCTACAAGGACATCGAGATCACGGCCGACCGGATCACGGTCTACGTCGACCGCAAGGAAGCTTACGCCCAGGGAGGCGTCACCCTCAAGCGGGGCGACGATTTCATTCGGGCCGAAGCTCTGCGCTACGACTTCGTCCGCGAAGAGGGGATGGTCGGGGAGAGTACGGGCTACTTCAAGCCCATGTTCGGGCAGGCTCGACGGATTATCACCACCGATAACGATCAAGCCGATCTTCAGCAGGGAACAGTGACCACCGACGACTACACGCGCCCTGATTACTACATGGAAGCGTCGGAAGTCACCGTGTATTTCAACGATTATGTTTCGATCTGGAGCCCCGTGGTTTACGTGGGAGGAGTTCCGGTCTTTTGGCTGCCTTATTTCTACAGGAGCCTGAAGATGGACTGCCGGGGTTCGTTTCTTTACCCGGGGTACAAGAACACCTGGGGGATGTACGTTCTCTCCGGTTACAACTGGTGCACGGAGGGGCTGAACCTGACGGGCCATCTCGATTACCGGTATCTGCGGGGAGTCGCGCTCGGCCTCGACGGCCTTTTCGTCCCCTGGGAAAGCGGCCAGGGGGAGTGGCAGACCTACTACCTCCAGGACCTGGCCTACGAGGACCCCGACACGGGGGAGAAGGAGCACAAGGAACGGTACCTGGCGGAATTCTGGGGGCGCCAGGACCTGTTCTGGGATGTCTACGGGGACCTGTCCCTGCACTACCTCAGCGACGACGACATCCGCCGGGAGTTCTTCCGCAACGAATACCGGGCGGATTCCCAACCCAAGTCGTACCTGTTCTTCGGCAAGAACACCACCGACCTGGCCATAAGCCTGGAGATCCGGCCCCGACTCAACGACTTCTGGGAAGTAAACGAGAAGCTGCCCGAGGCGAAGTTCCAGATAAAGGAGATAGCCTTGGGCGAAAGCGATTTCTACTACCAGGGCGACAACTCCTACGTGGTTTATCGGCATATGGAAGCCGGGGAGGGGAGTCCCGCTTACGAAACCGACCGGGCCGACACCTACCACCGCCTCAGCTACACCCGCAAATTTTTCGGTTGGCTCAACCTCAACCCCTATGTCTCCCTCCGGGGAACCTACTATACGAAGGGGCCCCCCGATGAAGCCGCCTCCGCTTCCCCCGCGGCCACTCCCACCCCGGAACCGGAGGAGAGAACCGATTTCGGCCGGCTGGTCTACGGCAGCGGGATCGGGGTTTCCACGAATATTTACGGTTTGTTCGACTATACCAACGAAGCTTTGGACATCCACCGGCTGCGGCATGTGATCGAACCCTCGATCACCTACGTCTACGCCAACCCCACGGTCGAGTCCGACGATCTTTACCAGTTCGACGACCTCGACGATATCGACTGGACCAGCGCGTTTCAATTAAGCCTGCGCAATCAACTTCAGACCAAACGGTACGCGTCCGGGACCGAGGACAGCTGGACGCTGATCGACCTTATTCTCGGGACCAGCCTATACACCAGCCCGGACCGGGAGAACGCCGGCGACCTTTTCAGCGACCTCTACGCGGATCTGAAACTGACGCCGGTGGCCGGGACCGGCCTGGAAGGGGAACTCTACTACGATCCGTACCGGGGAGCGGTGAACCGCTTTACTCTCGATATATGGGGAACCGGAGGGGAGTCGTGGCGGGGGGACCTGGAGTACACGTATCGGGCGGACAAGGACCGCAACCGTTTGGGGGCGAGTCTGTATCTCCGGATCAATCCGCTCTGGCGGTTCAGCGTCTACGGCCGCTACGACCTGGAAGCCGGAGAGTGGGAGGAAGAATCGATAGAACTGTTCCGGGACCTGCACTCCTGGGACTGCAGCTTGTTGCTGCGCCGGGACGAGGGAGGGGAAGCGACCGAGATCGGGTTGCGCTTCTGGCTGAAGGCTTTCCCCGACGCCCCGCTGCATATCAGCAACTAACCGGCGCCGGCCGGAAGAAAACCTTCGATTAAGGACTGGCCAAATCGGATGTCGGCTGGTAACGTACTGCGCTTGTTTGCAAGTACGATGATCGGGTAATACCTTCGAAGGAGGACGGATGAAAGTCTGCATTATCGGAACCGGGTACGTCGGTCTGGTCACCGGCGCCTGTTTGGCTGAATTGGGAAACGACGTCATCTGCGTGGACAACGACGAGAGCAAGATCGATATGCTCAACCGAAGCGCCATCCCCATCTACGAACCCGGTCTCAGGGAGATGGTGAACAACGCTCGGGAAGCGGGGAGGTTGACGTTCACCACCTCGATTCAGGACGGGGTCAGGGCCGCCACCGTCATCTTCATCGCGGTTTCGACCCCTCCGAAAGCGGACGGCTCGGCCGACCTCTCGGCGGTGGCCAACGTCGCCCGGACCGTGGCCGAGAACCTGAACGGGTACAAGGTGGTCGTCGACAAAAGCACGGTCCCGGTCAAAACCGGGGAGAAGGTCGCCGAAACCATCAAGCGCTACAGCGACCCCGAGGCCGAGTTCGACGTCGTATCCAACCCCGAGTTTCTCCGGGAAGGTTCCGCGATCTACGACACGCTCAACCCCGACCGGATCGTCATCGGAACCTCCAGCCGCCGCGCCGCCGATATTCTCATCGAACTCTACAAGCCCCTGGAAGCGCCGGTCATCGTCACCGACATCAACAGCGCGGAGCTGATCA
The window above is part of the bacterium genome. Proteins encoded here:
- a CDS encoding GDP-mannose 4,6-dehydratase; protein product: MKILLTGAAGFIGSHLAEALLASGLRVVGLDNFNDYYDPALKRRNLTGALQNPAFTLKEGDIRDGALLEALFSRENFEAVIHLAARAGVRPSLSNPLLYEQVNVEGTIRLLEAARLHGCRKFLFASSSSVYGENPRMPWSESDPDLRPISQYGATKLIGEHFCRVFHQAYGFPVTAYRFFTVYGPRQRPDMAIHKFTRLIWEGTPIPFYGDGSSLRDYTYIDDIVAGLLAGLEADIPFDVFNLGGGHSITLAQLVENLGRRLDRPVLLDRQPAQTGDVPATLADISRAGRLLGYAPVTSLETGLDRFIEYFLAERGRG
- the lptD gene encoding LPS assembly protein LptD — encoded protein: MRGGAAPGLSVVVSLVCAIFYAGVPLPARGQGADPQDSLMTLDDYFDATPTPSPGPSPLPTPVVSESSALRCSGDSVRYLSDGKVIVAEGSIFLAYKDIEITADRITVYVDRKEAYAQGGVTLKRGDDFIRAEALRYDFVREEGMVGESTGYFKPMFGQARRIITTDNDQADLQQGTVTTDDYTRPDYYMEASEVTVYFNDYVSIWSPVVYVGGVPVFWLPYFYRSLKMDCRGSFLYPGYKNTWGMYVLSGYNWCTEGLNLTGHLDYRYLRGVALGLDGLFVPWESGQGEWQTYYLQDLAYEDPDTGEKEHKERYLAEFWGRQDLFWDVYGDLSLHYLSDDDIRREFFRNEYRADSQPKSYLFFGKNTTDLAISLEIRPRLNDFWEVNEKLPEAKFQIKEIALGESDFYYQGDNSYVVYRHMEAGEGSPAYETDRADTYHRLSYTRKFFGWLNLNPYVSLRGTYYTKGPPDEAASASPAATPTPEPEERTDFGRLVYGSGIGVSTNIYGLFDYTNEALDIHRLRHVIEPSITYVYANPTVESDDLYQFDDLDDIDWTSAFQLSLRNQLQTKRYASGTEDSWTLIDLILGTSLYTSPDRENAGDLFSDLYADLKLTPVAGTGLEGELYYDPYRGAVNRFTLDIWGTGGESWRGDLEYTYRADKDRNRLGASLYLRINPLWRFSVYGRYDLEAGEWEEESIELFRDLHSWDCSLLLRRDEGGEATEIGLRFWLKAFPDAPLHISN
- the metG gene encoding methionine--tRNA ligase, which translates into the protein MSENYYITTPIYYVNDRPHIGHAYTTIAADVLARLKRAGGDSVFFLTGTDEHGIKICKSAAARGVAPETLADEVVVHFQDLWKELEITNDDFIRTSQVRHVGRVRELIARLEAKGDIYRGEYEGWYDEGQEEFVTENTASASGYLSEVSGKPLTRYREVGYFFRLTRWIPPLIEHIEAHPDFIQPVSRRNEVLSKLRQGVDDLCISRPAEKLMNWGVPMPGDTTHSVYVWVDALCNYLTALGYPDLGDGEPDRYSRFWPADVHLLGKDILWFHGVYWPGILMALGVPLPRKIYAHGWWMSEGRKMSKTLGNFVSGETIRELCREYSVDVFRYYLLRAVPFGQDGNFSREALFHLYNAELANGIGNLVSRTVNMIGRYCEGRIPTALPGGEAEAPVLAAAARLAASVPALAETLGFQDYLARIVDLERETNRYIEVTEPFKLAKDPAEMPRVKEILRTCAEAVRLILVHLEPVMPVKAAAGLAMLGLDSDSELGRRVEWGNLSPGTAVRKGAALFPRKAALPGAAP